The proteins below come from a single Corylus avellana chromosome ca3, CavTom2PMs-1.0 genomic window:
- the LOC132175388 gene encoding uncharacterized protein LOC132175388, with product MASAKDADPTLGYLTRKDTEVKLPRPTRVKNKTPAPIQITAEQILREARERQEAEIRPPKQKITDANELSEYRLRKRKEFEDLIRRVRWNISVWIKYAQWEESQKDFKRARSVWERALEVDYRNHTLWLKYAEVEMKNKFINHARNVWDRAVSLLPRVDQLWYKYIHMEEMLGNVAGARQVFERWMNWMPDQQGWLSYIKFELRYNEVERARQIFERFVQCHPKVAAWIRYAKFEMKNGEVVRARSVYEKAVELLADDEEAEQLFVAFAEFEERCKETERARCIYKFALDHIPKGRAEDLYKKFVAFEKQFGDREGIEDAIVGKRRFQYEDEVRKNPLNYDSWFDYIRLEESVGNKERIREVYERAIANVPPAEEKRYWQRYIYLWINYALYEELDAKDSERTREVYRECLKLIPHEKFSFAKIWLLAAQFEIRHLNLKAARQILGNAIGKAPKDKIFKKYIEIELQLGNIDRCRKLYERYLEWSPENCYAWSKYAELERSLCETERARAIFELAIAQPALDMPELLWKTYIDFEISEGEFERTRELYERLLDRTKHLKVWISYAKFEASAMEDGGGSDLAEEDLQEQTKHCIQHARRVFEKAINYFRTSAPELKEERAMLLEEWLNMESSFGKLGDVSLVQSKLPKKLKKRRQIVTEDGPSGYEEYIDYLFPEETQTTNLKILEAAYKWKKQKISSDDD from the exons ATGGCTTCAGCGAAAGACGCCGATCCAACCCTAGGGTACCTGACCCGAAAGGACACGGAAGTGAAGCTCCCGCGGCCAACCCGGGTCAAGAACAAAACTCCGGCGCCGATTCAGATCACTGCCGAGCAGATCCTCCGCGAGGCCCGGGAGCGCCAGGAGGCGGAGATCCGTCCGCCGAAGCAGAAGATCACTGACGCCAACGAGCTCTCCGAGTACCGCCTCCGCAAGCGCAAGGAGTTCGAGGACCTCATTCGCCGGGTCCGATGGAACATCAGCGTCTGGATAAAGTATGCGCAGTGGGAGGAGTCGCAAAAGGACTTCAAACGCGCGCGCTCCGTGTGGGAGCGAGCGCTCGAGGTCGACTACCGGAACCACACGCTGTGGCTCAAGTACGCCGAGGTGGAGATGAAGAACAAGTTCATCAACCACGCGCGCAATGTCTGGGACCGCGCGGTGTCGCTCCTGCCGAGAGTGGACCAGCTTTGGTACAAGTACATCCACATGGAGGAGATGCTCGGCAACGTTGCCGGCGCCAGGCAGGTGTTCGAGCGCTGGATGAACTGGATGCCGGACCAGCAGGGCTGGCTCTCGTACATCAAGTTCGAACTTCGCTACAATGAAGTCGAGCGAGCTAGGCAGATCTTCGAGCGGTTTGTTCAGTGCCACCCCAAGGTAGCCGCGTGGATCAGGTACGCCAAGTTCGAGATGAAGAACGGCGAGGTCGTTAGGGCGAGGAGTGTGTACGAGAAGGCGGTGGAGTTGCTCGCCGATGATGAGGAGGCCGAGCAATTATTCGTCGCCTTTGCTGAGTTTGAGGAGCGGTGCAAAGAGACCGAGCGCGCGAGGTGTATCTACAAGTTTGCGCTTGATCATATACCGAAAGGGAGGGCCGAGGACTTGTATAAGAAGTTTGTAGCGTTTGAGAAGCAGTTTGGGGATAGAGAAGGTATTGAGGACGCCATTGTGGGGAAGAGGAGGTTTCAGTATGAGGACGAGGTGAGGAAGAATCCACTGAATTATGATTCGTGGTTTGATTATATTCGGTTGGAAGAGAGTGTTGGGAATAAGGAGAGGATTAGGGAGGTTTATGAGAGGGCCATTGCTAATGTTCCTCCGGCTGAGGAAAAGCGGTATTGGCAGCGGTATATTTACTTGTG GATTAATTATGCGCTATATGAAGAGCTTGACGCCAAAGACTCTGAACGAACGAGAGAAGTGTATAG GGAGTGTCTTAAGCTGATTCCTCATGAGAAATTCTCTTTTGCTAAAATATGGCTTTTAGCTGCCCAGTTTGAGATTCGGCACCTGAACCTCAAGGCTGCACGACAAATTCTAGGAAATGCAATTGGCAAAGCTCCTAAAGATAAG atattcAAGAAGTATATCGAGATAGAGCTGCAGCTTGGAAATATAGATCGCTGTAGGAAACTTTATGAGAGGTATCTAGAGTGGTCGCCAGAGAATTGCTATGCATGGAGCAAGTACGCAGAGTTGGAGAGATCTTTGTGTGAGACTGAGCGAGCTAGGGCTATTTTTGAGCTTGCGATTGCCCAACCAGCTCTGGATATGCCAGAGTTGCTGTGGAAG ACCTATATTGACTTTGAAATATCAGAGGGTGAGTTTGAAAGGACCAGAGAACTCTATGAGAGACTTCTGGACAGAACTAAGCACCTGAAGGTATGGATAAGCTATGCCAAGTTCGAGGCATCTGCTATGGAGGATGGTGGGGGTTCGGATCTGGCAGAAGAAGATCTCCAGGAACAAACGAAGCATTGCATTCAGCATGCAAGAA GGGTGTTTGAGAAAGCTATAAACTATTTTAGGACTTCTGCACCTGAACTGAAAGAAGAAAGGGCGATGCTCTTGGAAGAATGGTTGAATATGGAGAGTAGCTTTGGCAAGCTAGGAGATGTTAGTCTAGTCCAGAGTAAGCTGCCAAAGAAGCTGAAAAAGAGAAGGCAGATTGTAACTGAGGATGGTCCTTCTGG GTATGAGGAGTATATTGACTATCTGTTCCCAGAAGAAACTCAGACTACAAATCTTAAGATATTGGAAGCTGCGTACAAGTGGAAGAAACAAAAGATATCTTCGGATGACGACTAG